Proteins from a genomic interval of Clostridium sp. AN503:
- a CDS encoding amidohydrolase family protein has protein sequence MKTVDFRFRPHTRETMEGLAKSPIFRKGLTEAGLDFDAFVNSARSLDEIAEEIRQEGIIKAVIVGRDAETTYDFKPNHQEILPFIQKYPDLFTGFAGVDPHKGMEAVYMLRDLVENQGFRGAAIDPLYAQIPANDPRYYPIYAKCCELQVPVVITSGLSPKSPRVTADSSNPIYVDMVARDFPELRIIMSHGGYPWVNEMIGVAFRNSNVYVDISECETHPMGNYYIEAANTILRDKILFASAHPFVHYKTAMKLYEELPFTEDAREHVMWKNGLKVLGEA, from the coding sequence ATGAAAACAGTTGATTTTCGTTTCCGCCCCCATACAAGAGAAACCATGGAGGGGTTGGCTAAAAGCCCCATCTTCAGAAAGGGACTGACGGAAGCCGGTTTGGATTTTGACGCCTTCGTAAACTCAGCCCGCAGTCTTGATGAGATCGCAGAGGAGATCAGACAGGAGGGGATCATAAAAGCAGTCATTGTGGGCCGGGATGCCGAGACCACTTATGACTTCAAACCGAACCACCAGGAGATCCTTCCCTTTATCCAGAAATATCCGGACCTTTTTACAGGTTTTGCCGGAGTTGACCCCCACAAAGGCATGGAGGCCGTATATATGCTGCGTGACTTAGTGGAAAACCAGGGCTTTCGGGGCGCCGCCATCGACCCCTTGTACGCTCAGATACCAGCCAACGACCCAAGATATTATCCCATTTATGCAAAGTGCTGTGAGCTTCAGGTCCCGGTTGTGATCACCTCTGGCTTAAGCCCCAAATCCCCCCGTGTAACCGCAGATTCCTCCAACCCCATCTATGTGGACATGGTTGCCAGGGATTTCCCGGAGCTTCGCATCATCATGAGCCACGGCGGGTATCCATGGGTCAATGAAATGATCGGAGTGGCCTTCCGCAACTCAAATGTCTATGTAGACATCTCCGAATGCGAGACCCATCCCATGGGGAACTATTACATCGAGGCCGCCAATACCATTTTAAGGGATAAAATCCTCTTTGCCAGCGCCCACCCCTTTGTCCATTATAAGACAGCCATGAAGCTCTATGAGGAGCTGCCCTTTACAGAGGACGCCAGAGAGCATGTGATGTGGAAAAACGGGCTGAAGGTGTTGGGAGAAGCCTGA
- a CDS encoding glycyl-radical enzyme activating protein: MNGCVFNLQRYSVHDGPGIRTIVFLKGCPLHCTWCSNPESQDRLPQLGYKPDSCIGAECLLCQKVCEKQAVFYPGSGPVVINHSRCSQCQKCAAACPSQALTTYGKMWDVKELLDEVEKDAAFYSRSGGGLTVSGGEPLMQPEFTKALLLEAKKRHIHTAIETTGYAAWETAKEIFSLTDYVLYDLKLWDETRHLKYTGVDNQVILENFRRLCMEFPDKPVQARTPVIPGVNDTASDLLPIKELVSCFPNASYELLKYHRFGVSKYETIGRTYEMSQKDMDDQHFEELKRLVSYDTGGIHNENS, encoded by the coding sequence ATGAACGGCTGCGTATTTAACCTGCAGCGATATTCTGTCCACGATGGCCCTGGTATCAGAACCATTGTGTTTTTAAAGGGATGTCCGCTTCACTGCACCTGGTGCTCCAACCCGGAATCCCAGGACCGTCTGCCCCAGCTGGGATACAAGCCCGACAGCTGCATCGGTGCAGAGTGCCTGCTCTGTCAAAAGGTCTGTGAAAAACAGGCGGTGTTCTACCCTGGTTCCGGCCCGGTTGTGATCAATCACAGCCGGTGCAGCCAGTGCCAAAAATGCGCCGCTGCCTGTCCGTCCCAGGCTCTGACCACCTATGGGAAGATGTGGGATGTAAAGGAACTGTTGGACGAGGTAGAAAAGGACGCTGCCTTTTACAGCCGCTCCGGCGGCGGACTGACTGTAAGCGGGGGCGAACCCCTGATGCAGCCGGAATTTACAAAGGCACTTTTACTGGAAGCAAAAAAGCGCCATATCCACACCGCCATCGAAACCACGGGCTATGCAGCATGGGAAACCGCAAAAGAGATCTTCAGCCTGACAGACTATGTCCTGTATGATCTAAAGCTGTGGGATGAAACCAGGCATCTCAAATACACCGGCGTGGACAATCAGGTCATACTGGAAAACTTCAGACGGCTCTGTATGGAATTCCCGGATAAGCCGGTGCAGGCCAGGACTCCGGTGATTCCAGGCGTCAACGACACGGCCTCTGACCTGCTTCCCATAAAGGAGCTGGTCAGCTGTTTTCCCAACGCCAGCTATGAGCTGTTAAAATACCACCGGTTCGGCGTCTCAAAATACGAGACCATAGGCCGGACCTATGAAATGTCCCAAAAGGACATGGACGACCAGCATTTCGAGGAATTGAAACGTCTGGTATCATATGATACAGGAGGAATTCACAATGAAAACAGTTGA
- a CDS encoding pyruvate formate lyase family protein — protein MSDCCTIYSPHEQHILKEQAGSTDNRAGRERVYRILDRFAGTKPQIDIERGKYFTESMKETEGQLMTLRWAKALKHIAMNITVYIDEDTLIVGRGGKPGRYGLIYPELDGNMMDVVIHDLANRVESGFDLSDEEMRVIVEEICPYWRDKAFWDDLYKALPKATRDLTYNPKNPVESRHILDETASYRSSIQWVPDYEKAIRRGFSSLKKEALEKLEGLDPLNVLDTMEKKPFLEAMVLVCDAIVIWANRHADLAEKMAETEKDPVRKAELLEIAERCRHVPEYPARNFKEAVQAQWFVQMFSRLEQKTGAIVSNGRMDQYLYPYYKADLEAGILTEESAMETLECLWVMMAQFTDLCFSPTGGAFQEGYAHWEAVTIGGQTRDGRDATNELTYLFLRSKREFPLNYPDLAARIHACSPERFVKEVSLTIKEGSGYPKLFNDEEIILNLVAQGAPLEDAYDYAASGCAEVRMPNRDTFTGAHPYINLASVLEMVLYNGRTYKTEDELMGLETGDPRNFRSYEEFWDAYEKQLTYLLKNAFIQEYNIINLRPRHFACPLNSVLHNLCMESCRDLHSREIPGGVDIGFLDIIAYGTAADSLAAIKKLVYEDRLITMEELIDALKANFEGREVIRQQLIHAPKYGNNDPYVDEIARDIDRVYMQYTRDHSKELGIHMDPRMVPVTSHVPFGKVVGATPNGRVAGFPLSDGASASHGSDLNGPTAVLLSNYFSKNSTYRERGSRLINLKFTPSCLVGDEGTQKLTDLIRAWCDLKLWFVQFNVVNRETLVAAKKEPEKYRNLIVRVAGYSAYFTDLSSDLQDDIIERTQHTSV, from the coding sequence ATGTCAGATTGTTGTACTATTTATTCGCCTCACGAGCAGCATATTTTAAAGGAGCAGGCGGGAAGCACCGATAACCGCGCCGGGAGAGAGAGGGTCTACCGGATACTGGACCGTTTTGCCGGAACAAAACCCCAGATTGACATTGAACGCGGAAAATATTTCACAGAATCCATGAAGGAAACCGAAGGCCAGCTTATGACGCTGCGCTGGGCAAAGGCGCTGAAACACATTGCCATGAATATCACGGTTTACATCGATGAGGACACCCTGATCGTGGGACGGGGCGGAAAACCCGGACGTTATGGACTCATCTATCCGGAACTGGACGGGAACATGATGGATGTGGTGATCCATGACTTAGCAAACCGTGTGGAATCCGGATTTGATCTAAGCGATGAGGAGATGCGCGTCATTGTGGAGGAGATCTGCCCTTACTGGAGGGACAAGGCTTTTTGGGATGATTTATATAAGGCCCTGCCAAAAGCCACCCGGGACCTGACCTATAACCCGAAAAACCCTGTGGAGTCCCGTCATATCCTGGACGAGACCGCCTCCTACCGCTCCTCCATCCAATGGGTGCCCGATTATGAAAAGGCCATCCGCCGGGGCTTTTCTTCACTGAAGAAGGAAGCCCTGGAAAAGCTGGAAGGCTTAGACCCTCTCAATGTCCTGGACACCATGGAGAAAAAGCCATTTCTGGAGGCCATGGTCCTGGTGTGCGACGCCATCGTGATCTGGGCCAACCGCCATGCGGATCTGGCAGAAAAAATGGCAGAAACCGAAAAGGATCCTGTAAGAAAAGCAGAGCTTTTGGAGATTGCTGAGCGCTGCCGCCATGTACCGGAATATCCTGCCAGGAATTTTAAAGAAGCTGTCCAGGCCCAGTGGTTTGTGCAGATGTTCTCCCGGCTGGAGCAGAAAACCGGAGCCATTGTCTCCAACGGCCGCATGGACCAGTATTTATACCCTTACTACAAAGCGGATTTAGAAGCCGGCATCCTGACTGAAGAATCAGCCATGGAAACCCTGGAATGCCTGTGGGTCATGATGGCGCAGTTCACCGATCTTTGCTTCAGCCCCACCGGAGGCGCGTTCCAGGAGGGCTATGCCCACTGGGAAGCCGTGACCATCGGCGGCCAGACAAGGGACGGCAGGGACGCCACCAATGAGCTGACCTACCTGTTCCTCCGCTCCAAACGGGAATTCCCTCTGAACTATCCGGATCTGGCAGCCAGGATCCACGCCTGCTCGCCGGAGCGGTTTGTAAAGGAGGTTTCTCTTACGATCAAGGAGGGGTCCGGATATCCCAAGCTGTTTAATGATGAAGAGATCATCTTAAATCTTGTGGCACAGGGCGCTCCCCTCGAGGATGCTTATGATTATGCAGCCTCCGGCTGCGCCGAGGTCCGTATGCCGAACCGGGACACCTTTACAGGCGCCCACCCTTATATCAACCTGGCTTCTGTGCTGGAAATGGTCCTCTACAATGGCAGGACCTACAAAACAGAGGATGAGCTTATGGGCCTGGAAACAGGAGATCCCAGGAACTTCAGATCCTACGAAGAGTTTTGGGATGCCTATGAAAAGCAGCTGACTTATTTATTAAAAAACGCCTTTATCCAGGAATACAACATTATCAACTTGAGGCCCCGGCATTTTGCATGTCCCTTAAACTCTGTTTTACATAATTTATGCATGGAAAGCTGCCGGGATCTTCACAGCAGGGAAATTCCCGGCGGAGTGGATATCGGATTTTTAGATATTATCGCTTACGGCACCGCCGCTGATTCTCTGGCCGCAATCAAAAAGCTGGTTTATGAGGACCGGCTCATAACGATGGAGGAACTGATCGACGCGTTAAAGGCCAACTTTGAAGGCAGAGAGGTGATCCGCCAGCAGTTGATCCACGCCCCCAAATACGGAAACAACGATCCTTATGTGGATGAGATCGCCAGGGACATTGACCGGGTTTATATGCAGTATACCAGGGATCACAGCAAAGAGCTGGGAATCCATATGGATCCCCGTATGGTGCCTGTGACCTCCCATGTTCCCTTCGGAAAAGTGGTGGGCGCCACGCCAAACGGACGGGTAGCCGGTTTTCCGTTGTCAGACGGCGCTTCCGCCTCCCACGGCAGCGACTTAAACGGTCCCACGGCTGTACTTTTATCCAACTACTTTTCCAAGAACAGCACCTACCGGGAAAGAGGTTCCCGCCTGATCAACCTAAAGTTTACCCCTTCCTGCCTGGTTGGCGACGAGGGCACCCAGAAGCTCACCGATCTAATACGGGCCTGGTGCGATTTAAAGCTGTGGTTCGTGCAGTTCAACGTAGTCAACCGTGAAACTCTGGTAGCTGCCAAAAAGGAGCCGGAGAAATATAGAAACCTCATTGTAAGAGTGGCAGGCTACAGCGCTTATTTCACAGACCTGTCCTCCGACCTGCAGGATGACATCATTGAACGCACCCAGCACACCTCGGTTTAA
- a CDS encoding anion permease, which produces MSTNTGFSKTDTKTWIKWLAIIGVPILIYLLPTGEVFTHPIKLFFVITVFGILTFVLEPFDYAIGSLLMMSFYILSGLSTMDVVFKPFTQNIPWMVYGCLLLINIIQNRTRIIERIACFCMIKTGGTYNGIIYGLIILGIIINIVVPGVFTSMAVCVLAYGICEALNLGKSRASSGIMLAAIVGFIEAWTFVFCPPDLGVLIGIASAATPMTMDYFTYFKHCLVFVPFPFLMGFMITKLCKPETAINGKAYFMERQKELGQLTKQEKRVIAVLIVFVLYLFTAQWHKLDMMWGFLFAPLALFMPGLQVGEKEDIKGVNFPMIMFVVGCMSIGGVAAQVGVAQMISDAAMPLLVGRSNTFFVLFTFFFVAVFNFVMTPMALMAAFSVPLSQIALDMGMSPLPMLYAFSRGCYSVLLPYEAVIIAAAFAFGNTKMECFLKVFGVKLLLTAVWILLIACPYWSMLGLMG; this is translated from the coding sequence ATGAGTACAAATACTGGTTTCAGCAAAACTGATACAAAAACATGGATCAAATGGCTTGCCATAATCGGAGTGCCTATTTTGATCTACCTGCTTCCCACAGGGGAAGTATTCACCCATCCGATCAAATTGTTCTTCGTCATCACGGTGTTCGGAATCCTCACGTTTGTTTTGGAGCCTTTTGATTATGCCATCGGTTCGCTGCTGATGATGAGCTTTTACATTCTGTCAGGACTGTCCACCATGGACGTGGTGTTCAAGCCCTTTACCCAGAATATCCCCTGGATGGTTTACGGCTGCCTGCTGCTGATCAACATCATTCAGAACAGGACCAGGATCATCGAACGGATCGCCTGCTTCTGCATGATCAAAACAGGGGGAACTTACAACGGCATCATCTACGGCCTGATCATCCTTGGGATTATTATCAACATCGTGGTTCCCGGCGTTTTCACCAGCATGGCGGTCTGTGTTCTGGCGTATGGGATCTGCGAGGCCTTAAACCTGGGAAAGAGCCGGGCTTCCTCGGGCATCATGCTGGCAGCCATCGTTGGTTTTATTGAGGCGTGGACCTTTGTGTTCTGTCCTCCGGACCTGGGTGTGCTCATCGGCATTGCAAGTGCCGCAACCCCCATGACTATGGATTACTTTACTTATTTTAAACACTGTCTGGTATTCGTTCCATTTCCGTTTCTTATGGGCTTTATGATCACCAAGCTCTGTAAACCGGAGACGGCGATCAACGGAAAAGCTTATTTTATGGAACGTCAAAAAGAGCTGGGGCAATTAACAAAACAGGAAAAACGGGTCATTGCCGTACTGATCGTATTTGTGCTCTACTTATTTACCGCTCAGTGGCACAAGCTGGATATGATGTGGGGCTTTCTCTTTGCTCCTCTGGCGCTCTTTATGCCGGGCTTACAGGTGGGTGAAAAAGAAGATATCAAGGGTGTGAACTTCCCCATGATCATGTTCGTGGTAGGCTGTATGAGTATCGGCGGCGTGGCGGCCCAGGTTGGAGTGGCCCAGATGATCTCAGATGCGGCTATGCCTCTCTTAGTGGGACGCAGCAACACTTTCTTTGTACTTTTTACCTTCTTCTTTGTTGCTGTTTTCAACTTTGTCATGACGCCCATGGCCCTGATGGCCGCGTTCTCGGTTCCTCTGTCCCAGATCGCGCTGGATATGGGCATGAGTCCACTTCCCATGCTGTATGCCTTCAGCCGCGGCTGCTACAGCGTGCTTCTGCCCTATGAGGCCGTGATCATTGCCGCCGCTTTTGCCTTCGGCAACACAAAGATGGAATGCTTTTTAAAGGTATTTGGGGTAAAGCTTCTCCTGACCGCCGTCTGGATCCTTTTGATCGCCTGCCCCTACTGGTCCATGCTGGGTCTCATGGGCTGA
- a CDS encoding iron-containing alcohol dehydrogenase produces MFHYSIPCELIFGAGSLKELGKAVTKFNVGKVFIVCDQGVEKAGIVAKTETELTAAGIAYEIFNEVLPNPTVAVVETAAERAKASGCGCIVAVGGGSSMDTAKAVNILMSNEGSITDYEGPDRVLKPGLPLIAIPTTSGTGSEVTSVSVVTDPVQKRKMVIAGQNVGASLAIADPDLTLGLPSKITAATGMDALTHAMEAYMSTLASPATDMNALKAIELIYKSLPVCVREPGNAGARSDLMLGSTLAGFAFNSAILGIAHAIAHPLGAYFGVAHGDGNAIALPYAVEYNAAVIPHRVVDMGRAMGLSNTDLTAKDVVDALKDLAASIHIPKLSDCGVTEKDFDTLVPAILDEPSCLTNPRPVTEEGVRDILNRL; encoded by the coding sequence ATGTTTCACTATTCTATTCCGTGTGAACTGATTTTCGGGGCCGGTTCTTTAAAGGAGCTTGGAAAAGCAGTCACAAAATTTAATGTCGGTAAAGTATTCATCGTATGCGATCAAGGTGTGGAGAAGGCCGGAATCGTAGCAAAAACAGAGACAGAGCTTACCGCAGCAGGTATTGCCTATGAGATTTTCAATGAAGTGCTTCCCAATCCCACTGTGGCGGTCGTAGAGACTGCGGCTGAAAGAGCGAAAGCCAGCGGCTGCGGGTGCATTGTAGCCGTAGGAGGCGGAAGCTCCATGGATACCGCCAAGGCTGTGAATATCCTGATGAGCAATGAGGGCAGCATCACGGATTATGAAGGGCCTGACAGGGTGCTAAAGCCGGGGCTACCCCTGATCGCCATTCCCACCACCTCCGGAACCGGAAGCGAGGTCACCTCTGTATCCGTAGTCACAGACCCTGTCCAGAAGAGAAAAATGGTCATTGCCGGACAGAATGTAGGCGCCAGCCTGGCTATCGCTGATCCGGATCTAACCCTGGGCCTGCCGTCCAAAATAACTGCGGCAACCGGAATGGACGCCCTCACCCACGCCATGGAAGCCTATATGTCAACCCTGGCCTCTCCTGCCACGGATATGAATGCCTTGAAAGCCATCGAGCTGATCTACAAAAGCCTTCCAGTCTGTGTCAGGGAACCTGGAAATGCCGGAGCGCGGTCTGATCTGATGCTTGGGAGCACCCTGGCCGGCTTTGCCTTTAACAGCGCGATCCTGGGTATTGCCCACGCCATCGCCCATCCCTTAGGAGCTTATTTCGGGGTTGCCCATGGAGACGGCAATGCCATTGCCCTGCCTTATGCGGTGGAATACAACGCGGCGGTAATTCCCCACAGAGTGGTGGATATGGGAAGAGCCATGGGACTTTCCAATACTGATTTAACTGCAAAAGATGTGGTAGATGCTTTAAAAGACCTGGCTGCTTCGATCCATATTCCGAAGCTTTCTGACTGCGGCGTCACAGAAAAAGACTTCGACACCCTGGTTCCCGCCATCCTGGACGAACCAAGCTGCCTTACCAATCCACGCCCCGTCACAGAAGAAGGGGTTCGTGATATATTAAACCGTCTGTAG
- the holA gene encoding DNA polymerase III subunit delta: protein MQTLNQDIKDRTFKPMYLLYGEEAFLRNSYKNKLREAIIGDDTMNFAYFEGKGLDVDELIRLADTMPFFAERRLIIVEDSGFFKTASEPLVRYLPDMPDTTCLLFVESEVDKRSKLFKKVKELGYAAEMTRQNAAQLSRWAGGILAKEGRKITSRTMELFLSMTGDDMENIRMELEKLISYTMGRDVITDEDVRAICTVQVTNRIFDMVSAIVTRQTRKAMDLYEDLLALKEPPMRILFLIARQFNQLLQVKELMGKGLDKGTIASKLKMQPFVVGKVMPQARQFSREEILSYVNTCVEAEEAVKSGKLQDRLAVELLITKEY, encoded by the coding sequence ATGCAGACATTAAACCAGGATATCAAGGACCGCACTTTTAAGCCCATGTATTTGTTGTACGGGGAGGAAGCTTTTTTGCGGAACAGCTACAAGAATAAGCTGAGGGAAGCCATCATCGGCGATGACACGATGAACTTTGCTTATTTTGAAGGAAAGGGACTGGACGTGGACGAGCTGATCCGCCTGGCGGATACCATGCCGTTTTTTGCGGAACGCCGCCTGATCATTGTGGAGGACAGCGGTTTTTTTAAAACGGCGTCTGAGCCTCTGGTCCGTTATCTGCCTGACATGCCGGATACTACCTGCCTGCTGTTTGTGGAGTCGGAGGTGGATAAGCGCAGTAAGCTTTTTAAGAAAGTAAAGGAACTTGGTTATGCCGCGGAGATGACCCGCCAGAACGCGGCGCAGCTGTCCCGCTGGGCCGGTGGGATACTGGCAAAAGAAGGGCGGAAGATCACTTCCCGGACGATGGAGCTTTTCCTCAGCATGACAGGGGACGATATGGAGAATATCCGGATGGAACTGGAAAAGCTGATCAGCTACACCATGGGCAGGGATGTGATCACGGATGAGGATGTGAGGGCGATCTGCACGGTCCAGGTGACCAACCGGATCTTTGACATGGTTTCTGCTATCGTGACGCGCCAGACGAGAAAGGCAATGGACCTGTATGAAGATCTGCTTGCTCTAAAAGAGCCTCCCATGAGGATACTGTTTCTGATCGCCCGCCAGTTCAACCAGCTTTTACAGGTCAAGGAGCTGATGGGAAAAGGACTGGATAAGGGGACGATCGCCTCGAAGCTGAAAATGCAGCCGTTTGTTGTAGGAAAGGTGATGCCGCAGGCGAGACAGTTCTCCCGCGAGGAGATATTATCCTATGTAAATACCTGTGTGGAAGCGGAAGAAGCCGTGAAAAGCGGAAAGCTCCAGGACCGTCTTGCGGTGGAGCTTTTGATCACGAAAGAGTATTAA
- a CDS encoding helix-turn-helix transcriptional regulator: MVTFDRLWETMERKGITQYRLIKYYGFSAGQLNRLKNNSYVSTHTIDVLCTILNCRIEDVIEFKLDSEPSPGLGIDPSVALNPPDKKIEE; encoded by the coding sequence ATGGTAACATTTGACCGGCTATGGGAGACCATGGAGCGCAAGGGCATCACACAATACCGCTTAATTAAATACTATGGTTTCAGCGCCGGACAGCTCAACCGTTTGAAGAACAATTCTTACGTTTCCACCCATACGATCGATGTGCTGTGCACGATCTTAAACTGTCGTATCGAAGACGTCATAGAATTCAAACTGGATTCAGAGCCATCGCCCGGACTGGGAATCGACCCGTCAGTAGCGCTCAATCCTCCTGATAAAAAGATCGAGGAATAA
- a CDS encoding demethoxyubiquinone hydroxylase family protein: MPSFANPFQGNVDRKLSNAELLQALRLDIAGELEAIFLYDAHYLATDDPVAKSVLADIRDEEKVHMGELITLMRYLDPKEAELFLEGEGEVNEMLETLGIVKKDEPSPAPASGPTVGSLIE, translated from the coding sequence ATGCCAAGTTTTGCTAATCCCTTTCAGGGAAACGTAGACCGTAAACTTTCCAATGCAGAGCTTTTGCAGGCGCTCCGCCTGGACATTGCAGGAGAACTGGAAGCCATTTTTCTTTATGATGCGCACTATCTTGCAACGGATGATCCGGTTGCCAAGAGCGTGCTGGCGGATATCCGGGATGAGGAGAAGGTACATATGGGAGAGCTGATCACCCTGATGCGCTATCTGGACCCGAAGGAGGCGGAGCTGTTCTTAGAAGGAGAAGGTGAAGTCAACGAGATGCTGGAGACTCTGGGGATCGTGAAGAAAGACGAGCCGTCACCGGCGCCGGCTTCCGGCCCTACAGTGGGAAGCCTTATAGAGTAG
- a CDS encoding family 1 encapsulin nanocompartment shell protein, with the protein MDYLAREGAPISADMWEKIDAAVIDNAKKHLVCRRFLSLYGPLGAGTYAVAVDSADKDEEFQNGLGRITGRRMAELPQLYQDFALLWRDIEDSEKQGYPLDLSAAAAAAQRSAKQEDDLILFGSKELGAEGLFNASGAFKIKRSDWSEGEGAYKDVAHGISYLSSNSMLGRYALVLSPELYLELERLQPNVGLLELDRIAKLVGGRVYPAGSYGAGKAALVCAEPQYMDLAVGADLSVGYLEQKDFNHYFRIMETAALRIKQPKAIVVFE; encoded by the coding sequence ATGGATTATTTAGCACGGGAAGGCGCACCGATCTCTGCTGACATGTGGGAGAAGATTGATGCCGCCGTGATTGACAATGCGAAGAAACACCTGGTATGCCGCAGGTTCTTAAGCCTGTACGGACCCCTTGGCGCAGGAACCTATGCAGTAGCAGTGGACAGTGCAGACAAGGATGAGGAGTTCCAGAACGGGCTTGGACGGATCACCGGACGCCGTATGGCGGAGCTGCCGCAGCTTTATCAGGATTTTGCACTTTTGTGGAGGGATATTGAGGATTCTGAAAAGCAGGGATATCCCCTTGATTTATCCGCAGCAGCAGCGGCTGCACAGCGCAGCGCCAAGCAGGAGGACGACCTGATCCTGTTTGGCAGCAAGGAGCTGGGCGCGGAAGGGCTGTTCAATGCGTCCGGCGCGTTCAAGATCAAACGCAGCGACTGGAGCGAGGGAGAGGGTGCCTATAAGGATGTGGCACATGGCATTTCCTACCTTTCCAGCAACAGTATGCTGGGACGCTATGCACTGGTCTTAAGTCCGGAGCTGTACCTGGAACTGGAACGCCTTCAGCCGAATGTGGGCCTGCTTGAGTTGGACCGCATCGCGAAGCTGGTGGGCGGCAGAGTATACCCGGCAGGTTCTTACGGTGCAGGCAAAGCCGCCCTGGTATGCGCGGAGCCTCAGTACATGGATCTGGCTGTAGGTGCAGATCTGTCGGTCGGTTATCTGGAGCAGAAGGACTTTAACCATTATTTCCGGATCATGGAGACGGCGGCTTTGAGGATCAAGCAGCCGAAGGCGATCGTGGTGTTTGAATAA
- the gpr gene encoding GPR endopeptidase, with amino-acid sequence MRNVNEKGNGKETVVAQGGSENRVRDYVIEKEKPNFEVRTDLALEERESFPGDGGEISGVSLREWHEEESCVKLTEVKILDERGAKAMGKPMGTYLTLEADQLAEKDEGYHEEVSGELAKQIVKLIRQLSRSACREEGPVSANPKDLKILAVGLGNLYVTPDALGPKVVGNLQVTRHLDGQYGDGFLKGRKLPTLSAIVPGVMAQTGMETAEILQGIISETKPDMLIVIDALAARSIRRLGTTIQLTDTGIHPGSGVGNHRHSLTMDSLGIPVLAIGVPTVVGAAAIVHDTVNTMIQTLASSMSTKGMGDFIQDMSPDEQYDLIRELLEPEFGSLYVTPPNIDELIEQLSYTISEGIHIALF; translated from the coding sequence ATGAGAAATGTGAATGAAAAAGGAAACGGGAAAGAGACAGTAGTGGCGCAGGGAGGGTCGGAAAACCGGGTGCGGGATTATGTGATTGAGAAGGAGAAACCGAATTTTGAGGTTAGGACTGATCTGGCGCTGGAGGAGAGGGAGAGCTTTCCGGGGGATGGGGGGGAGATCTCGGGAGTGTCGCTCCGGGAATGGCATGAGGAGGAATCCTGCGTGAAACTGACGGAGGTTAAAATCCTCGATGAACGGGGAGCGAAGGCTATGGGAAAACCTATGGGGACTTATCTGACCCTGGAGGCGGACCAGCTGGCGGAGAAGGACGAAGGGTATCATGAAGAAGTATCGGGGGAGCTGGCGAAACAGATCGTGAAGCTGATCCGGCAGTTGTCCCGCAGCGCATGCCGCGAGGAGGGGCCGGTCAGTGCGAATCCGAAAGATTTAAAGATCCTGGCGGTGGGATTGGGGAATCTTTATGTGACGCCGGACGCTCTGGGACCGAAGGTTGTCGGCAATCTTCAGGTGACGCGCCATCTGGACGGACAGTATGGCGACGGATTCCTGAAAGGGCGGAAACTTCCAACACTCAGTGCGATCGTACCGGGTGTGATGGCCCAGACCGGTATGGAGACTGCGGAGATCCTACAGGGGATCATCAGTGAGACAAAGCCGGATATGCTGATCGTCATTGATGCTCTGGCGGCGCGGAGCATCAGAAGGCTGGGAACCACGATCCAGCTGACAGATACCGGTATCCACCCTGGTTCCGGTGTGGGTAACCACCGTCACAGTCTGACCATGGACAGCCTGGGCATCCCGGTGTTGGCGATCGGCGTCCCTACGGTAGTAGGAGCCGCCGCCATCGTTCACGACACGGTCAATACCATGATCCAGACCCTGGCAAGCAGCATGTCCACCAAAGGAATGGGCGACTTCATCCAGGACATGTCCCCGGATGAACAGTACGACTTAATCCGTGAACTGCTGGAGCCGGAGTTCGGAAGCCTCTATGTGACGCCCCCGAATATAGACGAACTGATTGAACAGCTCAGCTACACGATCTCCGAAGGAATCCACATTGCGCTGTTTTGA